A section of the Spirosoma pollinicola genome encodes:
- a CDS encoding DinB family protein, translating into MKDHLIQLLDYELWANQRIIESLDTLNSPPARAIAVMGHILSAQHVWFGRVMHATTFVTIWEDIPVSWMIETAERQHRQIVSHVHALNDSELFELVEYVNTKDMRYKSSLLDILTHLSHHAAYHRGQVVQLIRPMLNEAPVTDFIVFTRENQRVK; encoded by the coding sequence ATGAAAGACCATTTGATTCAGTTACTGGATTATGAACTCTGGGCCAATCAACGGATAATCGAGTCGCTTGACACCCTCAACAGCCCGCCAGCGCGTGCCATTGCGGTAATGGGCCATATTTTGTCGGCTCAACATGTATGGTTTGGTCGGGTCATGCATGCGACGACCTTTGTTACTATCTGGGAAGACATTCCCGTTAGCTGGATGATCGAAACCGCCGAACGACAGCATCGGCAAATCGTTAGCCACGTACACGCACTCAACGACTCCGAGCTCTTTGAGTTGGTTGAGTATGTGAACACCAAAGACATGCGCTACAAAAGTTCGCTGCTGGATATCCTCACGCACCTGAGTCACCATGCGGCCTATCACCGGGGCCAGGTCGTGCAGCTTATCCGTCCCATGCTGAACGAAGCTCCCGTCACCGATTTTATTGTCTTTACGCGTGAGAATCAACGGGTGAAGTGA
- a CDS encoding OmpA family protein, with translation MKPLFLACLFSLLLASGLQAQVQFTTESPRVDDVNDTDVSIQRVELTAQYTIVYMKFQARKEGINGRQLPFQIPMPRGQRGELESTNNIGFQPSSRLYVNQGERSYKFIRAENIPLEVRRKVQPGERVDFVAYFERIDPGYTTFDLFECRDGRGFICFNFWGVHINNPVRKDRYSQRTPRTPVPPKPQQPRYTPRTKPGAGEPPAESTTPPEATPVPVQPKEMPVAVAINGVTRDAKTKEPIVATITYRLISGAEASGDEPADSVRSVSPTGKYKVSIDRRGVYAVTASAKGYFSQSDTLATNRVDVVRDFDLVPIEAGAKITLKNIYFNASKYDLKAESFPELDRLVTVMRANPTMQIRLEGHTDTVGEFDANVELSRNRVNAVKRYLVDKGISAGRIETVGYGPSRPINTNKSLKERPENRRVEMVIVKV, from the coding sequence ATGAAACCCCTATTTCTTGCCTGTCTATTTTCATTGCTGCTGGCTTCGGGTTTACAGGCTCAGGTACAGTTTACGACCGAAAGTCCGCGTGTAGATGACGTTAACGACACCGATGTGAGCATACAGCGCGTTGAATTAACGGCGCAATACACCATTGTGTATATGAAATTTCAGGCCCGAAAAGAAGGGATCAATGGTCGGCAGTTACCGTTTCAGATTCCTATGCCCAGAGGGCAAAGGGGGGAACTCGAATCAACAAATAACATCGGGTTCCAACCATCATCGCGGCTATATGTGAATCAGGGGGAGCGGTCGTATAAGTTTATTCGGGCCGAAAACATTCCGCTTGAGGTGCGCAGGAAAGTGCAGCCCGGTGAACGCGTTGATTTTGTCGCCTACTTTGAGCGCATTGACCCTGGTTATACAACCTTCGATTTGTTTGAATGCAGAGACGGTCGGGGGTTTATCTGTTTCAATTTCTGGGGCGTTCACATCAACAACCCAGTTCGAAAAGACAGGTATTCGCAGCGTACGCCCAGAACCCCTGTACCACCCAAACCGCAGCAACCCCGATACACGCCCCGAACAAAACCGGGTGCTGGCGAACCGCCTGCCGAATCGACTACACCGCCAGAAGCAACGCCTGTTCCTGTTCAGCCGAAAGAGATGCCCGTTGCCGTTGCCATTAACGGAGTCACGCGCGATGCGAAAACGAAAGAGCCGATTGTCGCAACAATTACCTATCGTCTGATATCGGGTGCCGAAGCCTCCGGCGATGAACCAGCCGATTCGGTACGGAGTGTCAGCCCGACCGGTAAATACAAGGTGTCTATTGACCGGCGGGGGGTATATGCCGTAACAGCCTCAGCAAAAGGGTATTTCAGTCAGAGTGATACGCTGGCGACGAATCGGGTGGATGTCGTTCGCGATTTTGATCTGGTACCAATAGAAGCCGGTGCAAAAATTACGCTGAAGAATATCTATTTCAATGCTTCGAAATACGATCTCAAAGCCGAGTCGTTCCCCGAACTGGATCGACTGGTAACGGTGATGCGCGCCAATCCGACCATGCAAATCCGGCTCGAAGGCCATACCGATACCGTTGGTGAATTCGACGCCAATGTTGAACTGTCCCGCAATCGGGTCAACGCCGTGAAACGGTATCTGGTCGATAAAGGGATCAGTGCCGGTCGGATAGAGACCGTCGGCTATGGCCCGTCAAGGCCCATCAATACTAACAAAAGCCTGAAAGAACGCCCGGAAAACCGGCGGGTGGAAATGGTGATTGTGAAGGTATAA
- a CDS encoding DUF1772 domain-containing protein, with protein MSFIAQLLLSLFILNMSVALGAGLYEVRMIVHLWFPGSIKSGFQINSRAIRDIDSGRKFWAFVTTGPLTLLTIANLVLAWQSQLPGCEWWLTAALLILIERISTFSFFIPVAIKLQAPNPPPPERVNRLAALWIGFNYVRNSLTLLAWVFALRAFAFVV; from the coding sequence ATGAGTTTTATCGCCCAACTGCTGTTGTCGTTATTTATCCTGAACATGAGCGTAGCCCTGGGTGCCGGGTTATACGAAGTAAGGATGATTGTCCATCTATGGTTTCCCGGATCAATCAAGTCCGGCTTTCAGATCAATAGCCGGGCTATCCGTGATATAGATTCAGGAAGAAAGTTCTGGGCATTTGTTACTACAGGACCTCTTACACTACTCACGATAGCGAATCTGGTGCTGGCATGGCAGTCTCAACTACCCGGTTGTGAGTGGTGGCTTACCGCAGCGTTGCTAATCCTGATCGAACGAATTAGCACCTTTTCTTTCTTTATTCCCGTCGCTATCAAGTTACAGGCGCCCAACCCGCCCCCCCCTGAACGGGTCAACCGTCTGGCTGCTCTATGGATTGGTTTCAATTACGTACGGAATAGCCTCACCTTGCTGGCCTGGGTGTTCGCGTTGAGAGCATTCGCTTTTGTTGTGTAA
- a CDS encoding zinc-dependent alcohol dehydrogenase: MKAAVFHKIGDIQVDTVDDPRIEQSRDAIIRVTSTAICGSDLHIYDGFIPQLKNEVLGHEFMGIVEDVGSEVTNLKKGDRVVVPFTVACGKCYFCEKNLQMHCENSNPEHYGPDGGLLTEKGGGLFGYTDLYGGYNGGQAEFVRVPYADYGLHTVPESLKDEQVLFLTDIFPTGWSAIEWGELKGGETVAIFGSGPVGLMAQKSAWIQGAARVIAIDPVNYRLAKAKRVNNVETLNPNEVDVVEAIRQMTNGRGADLCVDAVGMEADRSFLEKAKAVINLEKGTPKVLELCFQAVRRGGIVSVVGVYGTPFDNISIGRMFDKGITVRFGQSFVHKNMSHLLDLVVQGKVVLDDIISHTLPLADAAKAYDMFKKKEDDCTKVVLKP, translated from the coding sequence ATGAAAGCAGCCGTATTTCACAAAATAGGCGACATTCAGGTCGATACCGTCGATGATCCGCGCATTGAACAATCCCGGGATGCCATAATTCGGGTAACGTCGACGGCCATCTGCGGGTCAGACCTGCACATCTACGACGGGTTCATCCCCCAGTTAAAAAATGAAGTTCTTGGTCATGAGTTCATGGGCATCGTTGAAGATGTGGGCTCTGAAGTGACCAATCTAAAAAAAGGCGATCGGGTCGTAGTGCCGTTCACCGTAGCCTGCGGCAAATGCTACTTCTGCGAGAAGAATCTGCAAATGCACTGCGAGAATTCTAACCCCGAACATTACGGCCCCGATGGTGGCCTGCTTACCGAAAAAGGGGGTGGCCTGTTTGGCTACACCGATTTATATGGCGGCTACAACGGTGGTCAGGCAGAGTTTGTCCGGGTACCCTATGCTGATTATGGCCTGCATACAGTGCCCGAATCACTCAAAGATGAACAGGTTCTGTTTCTGACCGATATTTTCCCTACTGGCTGGAGTGCTATTGAATGGGGGGAATTGAAAGGGGGCGAAACCGTCGCCATTTTTGGCTCGGGCCCGGTTGGGCTGATGGCCCAAAAATCGGCATGGATTCAGGGGGCTGCCCGCGTTATTGCTATCGACCCGGTAAACTACCGGCTGGCCAAAGCCAAACGCGTTAATAATGTAGAAACCCTTAACCCCAACGAAGTCGATGTTGTCGAGGCCATTCGACAGATGACCAACGGACGCGGGGCCGACTTGTGCGTCGATGCGGTTGGGATGGAGGCAGACCGGTCATTTCTGGAGAAGGCAAAGGCCGTTATCAACCTCGAAAAAGGTACGCCCAAGGTACTGGAATTGTGTTTTCAGGCCGTTCGGCGGGGTGGCATCGTATCGGTCGTTGGGGTATATGGTACGCCCTTCGACAACATTTCCATTGGCCGCATGTTTGATAAAGGCATCACCGTTCGGTTCGGGCAGTCATTTGTCCATAAGAACATGAGCCATTTGCTGGATCTGGTGGTGCAGGGCAAAGTCGTACTGGACGATATTATCTCGCATACCCTGCCCCTTGCCGATGCAGCAAAGGCGTATGATATGTTCAAAAAGAAAGAAGACGATTGCACCAAAGTAGTATTAAAACCCTAG
- the map gene encoding type I methionyl aminopeptidase: MSLKSEEDLAGMQQISQVVGSTLKRMQEYARPGMSTLELDQYGGKLLELHGARSAPKLTYGFPGWTCISLNEEVCHGIPSAKRFLREGDLVNIDVSAELNGYWSDNGGSFVLGQDIHQHSDLVETSKRILAKAISHIRGGVKIAEIGRLIDNEARRSGYRVIKNLAGHGIGRSLHEEPLEILCYYDRSNKARFRTNSVVAIETFLSTRATYAQEKGDGWTLVAKDSFAVQHEQTIVITDKQPIILTAANRLWE, encoded by the coding sequence ATGTCATTGAAATCGGAGGAGGACCTGGCAGGTATGCAGCAGATTAGCCAGGTTGTTGGCTCAACCCTCAAGCGCATGCAAGAGTATGCCCGGCCAGGTATGTCGACGCTTGAGTTGGATCAGTATGGAGGAAAATTGCTGGAACTGCACGGTGCCCGTTCGGCACCTAAGCTCACCTACGGCTTTCCGGGTTGGACCTGTATTAGTTTAAATGAGGAAGTATGTCACGGCATTCCTTCTGCAAAACGGTTTCTTCGGGAAGGGGATTTAGTTAACATTGATGTATCGGCCGAACTGAATGGCTATTGGTCAGATAACGGAGGTTCCTTCGTTCTAGGGCAGGATATTCATCAGCATAGTGACTTGGTGGAAACCTCAAAGCGAATTCTGGCCAAAGCCATTAGTCATATCCGGGGAGGGGTGAAAATCGCTGAGATCGGGCGATTGATTGATAATGAGGCCAGGCGAAGTGGCTACCGGGTTATTAAGAATCTGGCTGGGCATGGAATAGGTCGGAGCTTACACGAAGAACCGCTCGAGATTCTATGTTATTATGATCGGTCCAATAAAGCGCGTTTCCGGACGAACTCGGTTGTGGCTATCGAGACGTTCCTATCCACCAGAGCCACCTATGCTCAGGAGAAAGGGGATGGCTGGACATTAGTTGCCAAGGATAGTTTTGCTGTACAGCATGAACAAACGATTGTCATTACCGACAAGCAGCCAATCATCCTGACGGCTGCGAATCGATTATGGGAATGA
- a CDS encoding RagB/SusD family nutrient uptake outer membrane protein, with amino-acid sequence MKTNKSIILASAMTVSLWLTACNNQLDIKPVNSVATSQALTTSDDLKALLVGAYDGLSSVNLYGGDIIRDSELLGTVPATGDVLWTGTFVAPQQIYTKNILVNNGQADVTWTDAYRTINICNTVLANLSLVSTADQPRIEGEAKFIRASLYFELVRFFAKDYSDGDPNANPGVPLVTTPTAVLDANSNIPRSTVAAVYTQVLTDLTDAEAKLPASNSFFATKGAAGAQLSRVYLQKADYPNAANAANRVITSKAYQLVPIESVFDTREFVNGANTAETIFAVQITDQDGINDLNTFYGSTDTGGRGDIEITETFLNQFAANDQRATLFYDDGGPIRTIKFVNQYGNIQVLRLAEMYLTRAEANFRAGTSVGDSPLNDINLIRARAGATALTATQVTLANILKERRLELAFEGTYIHDLKRTKTNVGTLAYNSPKLILPIPLREITTNSALIQNAGY; translated from the coding sequence ATGAAAACGAATAAATCAATCATACTGGCGTCGGCAATGACGGTTAGCTTGTGGCTGACGGCCTGCAACAACCAATTAGATATTAAGCCGGTTAACAGCGTGGCAACCAGCCAGGCCCTTACGACGTCCGATGACCTGAAGGCGCTTCTGGTAGGTGCCTATGATGGCCTGAGCAGTGTAAATCTGTATGGTGGGGACATCATCAGGGATAGCGAACTACTGGGTACGGTACCCGCAACGGGCGATGTGCTCTGGACAGGAACGTTCGTAGCTCCGCAGCAGATTTATACCAAAAATATATTGGTTAATAATGGACAGGCCGATGTTACCTGGACAGATGCCTATCGCACAATTAACATCTGCAACACGGTACTGGCAAATTTAAGTCTGGTCTCTACTGCCGATCAACCCCGGATTGAAGGCGAAGCGAAGTTTATTCGGGCATCGCTGTATTTTGAACTGGTACGATTCTTTGCCAAAGATTATAGTGATGGCGATCCAAATGCCAACCCTGGCGTGCCGCTGGTAACGACGCCAACGGCAGTGTTGGATGCGAACTCGAATATACCCCGAAGTACTGTAGCGGCTGTTTATACACAGGTGCTGACTGATTTGACGGATGCCGAAGCTAAACTGCCTGCCTCGAATAGCTTCTTTGCCACGAAGGGTGCCGCCGGTGCGCAGCTTTCACGCGTGTATCTGCAAAAAGCCGATTACCCAAACGCGGCCAATGCGGCTAACCGGGTTATAACCAGTAAAGCGTATCAGCTGGTACCTATTGAGAGTGTATTCGATACACGTGAATTTGTGAACGGAGCCAATACTGCCGAAACAATTTTTGCGGTTCAAATCACAGATCAGGACGGTATAAATGACTTGAATACATTTTACGGTTCGACGGATACGGGTGGCCGGGGTGATATCGAAATTACCGAAACGTTTCTGAATCAATTTGCCGCCAATGACCAGCGGGCAACGTTATTTTATGATGATGGCGGCCCAATTCGGACGATTAAATTCGTGAATCAGTACGGCAATATCCAGGTGCTGCGACTGGCAGAAATGTATCTGACCCGTGCCGAAGCCAACTTCCGCGCAGGCACATCGGTTGGCGATTCGCCATTGAATGACATCAACCTCATTCGTGCCCGCGCTGGTGCAACGGCCCTGACTGCAACTCAGGTAACGCTGGCCAATATTCTGAAAGAGCGTCGGCTTGAACTTGCTTTTGAAGGAACGTACATCCACGACCTGAAGCGGACAAAAACCAACGTTGGCACGCTAGCCTACAATTCGCCCAAACTGATACTGCCAATTCCCTTACGGGAAATAACAACCAATTCGGCATTGATACAGAATGCCGGGTATTAG
- a CDS encoding SPW repeat domain-containing protein, whose product MEQPISRKQHGIADYSYVPLVAAAPFLVGFENEPTATQLARVISGGVLATSLLTRYEWGFWKVIPFKAHLAADAAVSAFMLTAPWLFGFGNNKRARNTFLSIGAFGVIISLLTKPDNMD is encoded by the coding sequence ATGGAACAGCCAATTTCACGAAAACAGCACGGAATAGCCGACTATAGTTATGTTCCTCTGGTAGCAGCAGCCCCTTTTCTGGTCGGTTTCGAGAACGAGCCAACCGCTACCCAGCTGGCGCGAGTTATAAGCGGAGGGGTATTGGCAACCAGCTTATTAACCCGCTACGAATGGGGCTTTTGGAAGGTTATACCCTTTAAAGCACACTTAGCGGCTGATGCGGCAGTAAGCGCTTTTATGTTAACAGCCCCCTGGCTCTTTGGCTTTGGCAATAATAAACGCGCCCGCAATACCTTTTTATCCATCGGTGCGTTCGGAGTCATTATCAGCTTACTGACAAAGCCAGATAATATGGATTAA
- a CDS encoding endonuclease III domain-containing protein encodes MKPNFDLNVVLAHIDEAIRPYPKAAMFDLFERGYNTLFEQLISCIVSIRTLDETTIPVSLRLFERARTPEQLLALDVATLTQLLYGTTYPDQKAYTMLGIAERIVNEFNGELPANYETLTSLKGVGPKCANLALGVATGQAAISVDVHVHRVVNRWGYVHTKQPEQTLKVLETQVPHEQWVNINRLLMPFGKHICTGTLPHCSTCPVLAWCEQVGVERHR; translated from the coding sequence ATGAAACCCAACTTCGACCTTAACGTTGTTCTGGCCCATATCGACGAAGCCATTCGGCCTTACCCAAAAGCGGCTATGTTCGATTTGTTTGAACGCGGCTATAATACCCTGTTCGAGCAACTGATTTCGTGCATCGTGTCGATCCGAACGCTCGATGAAACGACCATTCCGGTATCACTGCGCCTGTTCGAACGCGCCCGAACACCCGAACAGCTCCTTGCCCTCGATGTTGCCACACTGACCCAATTGCTGTATGGCACAACATACCCCGACCAGAAAGCCTATACCATGCTGGGCATTGCCGAACGGATTGTGAATGAATTCAATGGGGAGTTACCCGCCAACTATGAAACATTGACCTCCCTGAAAGGAGTTGGGCCGAAGTGTGCAAATCTGGCGTTGGGGGTGGCAACGGGACAGGCCGCTATAAGCGTCGATGTTCATGTGCATCGGGTTGTCAATCGGTGGGGGTATGTGCATACCAAACAACCCGAACAAACCCTGAAAGTGCTGGAAACTCAGGTGCCTCATGAGCAGTGGGTAAACATCAACCGGCTCCTCATGCCGTTCGGTAAACACATCTGCACCGGTACACTGCCGCACTGCTCAACGTGCCCGGTGCTGGCCTGGTGCGAGCAGGTAGGGGTGGAGCGGCACCGGTAA
- a CDS encoding glycoside hydrolase family 3 N-terminal domain-containing protein, with protein sequence MPFCRFAFFGFLSVLLSLTTFAQTTSPTFLKLNPRQACWVDSVFTNMKPEDRIAQLIMVAGYSNRKPGYEDSLITLVRTNKLGGVVMFQGGPVRQARLTNRLQASSPVPLLIAMDAEWGIAMRLDSTVRYPYQMTLGAMQGAGSDSLIYQMGANLAKQARRLGMHVNFAPSVDVNNNPNNPVINFRSFGENKYEVARKALAYMRGMQDNQLLTSLKHFPGHGDTGTDSHYDLPLIAKSRAQLDSLELYPFQQLIKAGAAGVMIAHLSIPALDTTRNRPSTLSPAIVTNLLKNELGFQGLVFSDAMNMKGVTKYFPSGKADELGIEAGMDVLEFTEDVPAALAQIKQAIVDGRISQASIDARCLKVLKAKAWVGLDQYKPIEMENLVSDLNPVQDELLNRKFTESSLTVLKNDKGLLPLQRLDTLRIASVAVESDKITAFQQMASNYTQVDHFNLTSRTPDSTLAMIRDSLKNYNLILVDVHLNNIRPAVKYGLQAKTAGLVGELVATGKAIVTVFGNVYALDKLTFPMDTVQPSRNIEQARAIIMPYQLTNYTEELSAQLIFGAIGASGKLPVTVNQRFRLGDGLPVKSIGRLKYTIPEEVGINGKFLAQQVDSLVNVGISQGAFPGCVVQMAKDGKVIFRKAYGKHTYDASLGAEPLPVQLDDLYDMASVTKVSTSTPALMHLVDDGKFNLNGKMADYLPGFKKSNKADLLWRDVLTHQARLKAWIPFWMDTKNPDGTWKPKTFKAERSGRYPIEVTDSLYEFKNYPKTIFEQIKDSPLNAKKEYVYSDLSFILYPQIVKRLTGIDFEDYLKTTFYKPLGATTLTFLPRRYYSLSRIVPTEYDSLFRKTLIWGRVHDEGAAMLNGLSGHAGLFGNANDLMKVYEMYRQKGSYGGQQFISAKTIAEFTRYQFPELGNRRGLGFDKPSFTYTGNAPKSATKASYGHSGYTGTFVWVEPDPAYKLTYIFLCNRVYPTRNNPKLGNLNTRTNIVEALYQATKRGLQ encoded by the coding sequence ATGCCCTTCTGCCGGTTCGCTTTTTTTGGTTTTCTCAGCGTTTTATTGTCCTTAACGACCTTCGCGCAAACAACATCACCAACGTTTCTCAAACTTAACCCTAGGCAGGCCTGCTGGGTCGATTCGGTGTTTACGAACATGAAACCCGAAGACCGCATTGCCCAGTTGATCATGGTGGCCGGGTACTCGAATCGCAAACCGGGCTACGAAGATTCGCTTATAACACTGGTTCGAACCAATAAACTTGGTGGAGTGGTCATGTTTCAGGGTGGGCCTGTTCGGCAGGCGCGGCTCACCAACCGGTTGCAGGCCAGTTCGCCCGTGCCGCTGCTCATTGCGATGGATGCCGAATGGGGTATTGCCATGCGACTCGACAGCACGGTTCGCTATCCGTATCAGATGACGCTGGGTGCTATGCAGGGCGCAGGTTCCGATTCGCTCATTTATCAGATGGGGGCCAATTTGGCAAAACAGGCCCGTCGACTGGGTATGCACGTGAACTTCGCCCCCTCCGTCGATGTCAATAATAACCCCAACAATCCCGTTATAAACTTCCGGTCGTTTGGCGAGAACAAGTACGAAGTGGCACGCAAGGCCCTCGCCTACATGCGCGGCATGCAGGATAACCAACTGTTAACCAGCCTGAAACACTTCCCTGGCCACGGCGATACCGGCACCGATTCACACTACGACTTGCCGCTGATCGCCAAGAGCCGTGCCCAGCTCGATTCGCTGGAGTTGTATCCATTCCAGCAGTTGATCAAAGCAGGTGCTGCCGGTGTCATGATTGCCCATTTGAGTATTCCCGCGCTCGATACCACGCGCAACCGCCCCTCAACCCTCTCCCCCGCCATTGTTACGAACCTCCTCAAAAACGAATTGGGTTTCCAGGGACTGGTTTTTTCAGATGCCATGAACATGAAAGGCGTTACCAAGTATTTTCCTTCGGGCAAAGCCGATGAACTTGGTATTGAAGCGGGCATGGACGTACTGGAATTTACGGAAGATGTGCCAGCCGCGTTAGCCCAGATCAAACAGGCCATTGTCGACGGACGTATCAGTCAGGCTTCTATCGACGCCCGTTGCCTGAAAGTATTAAAGGCCAAAGCATGGGTTGGACTGGATCAGTACAAACCCATTGAGATGGAGAATCTGGTTAGTGATCTCAATCCTGTACAGGACGAATTGCTCAACCGGAAGTTCACCGAAAGCAGCCTGACTGTTCTTAAAAATGATAAAGGGTTATTGCCTCTGCAACGGCTCGACACACTCCGAATTGCCTCGGTAGCCGTTGAGAGCGACAAAATCACGGCTTTTCAGCAAATGGCGAGCAACTATACGCAGGTCGATCACTTTAACCTGACATCCCGCACGCCCGATTCCACGCTGGCGATGATCCGCGATTCACTCAAAAACTACAACCTTATTCTGGTTGATGTTCACCTGAACAACATCCGCCCTGCCGTTAAATATGGTCTGCAAGCCAAAACCGCCGGGCTGGTTGGCGAGTTGGTGGCGACCGGAAAAGCCATTGTTACGGTGTTCGGGAATGTGTATGCGCTGGACAAGCTCACCTTCCCGATGGACACGGTCCAACCCAGCCGTAACATTGAACAGGCAAGGGCCATTATCATGCCCTATCAACTCACGAACTACACCGAAGAGTTATCGGCACAGTTGATTTTTGGGGCTATCGGCGCATCAGGCAAACTACCCGTCACCGTTAACCAACGCTTCCGATTGGGCGATGGCTTGCCCGTTAAATCCATCGGTCGGCTCAAATACACCATCCCCGAAGAAGTGGGTATCAACGGTAAATTCTTGGCGCAACAGGTCGACTCCCTTGTCAATGTGGGTATAAGTCAGGGTGCTTTCCCGGGATGCGTGGTGCAGATGGCGAAAGACGGCAAAGTGATTTTCCGGAAAGCGTATGGCAAACATACCTACGATGCTTCGCTGGGGGCCGAACCCCTGCCCGTTCAGCTGGACGACCTCTATGACATGGCATCGGTTACGAAAGTGAGCACGTCGACGCCGGCCCTGATGCACCTCGTTGACGATGGGAAGTTTAACCTCAACGGCAAAATGGCCGATTACCTGCCCGGTTTCAAGAAATCGAATAAAGCGGATTTACTCTGGCGCGATGTGCTCACCCATCAGGCCCGACTAAAAGCATGGATTCCGTTCTGGATGGACACAAAAAATCCCGATGGTACATGGAAACCCAAAACGTTCAAAGCGGAACGCTCCGGTCGTTACCCCATTGAGGTGACGGACAGCCTGTATGAATTCAAAAACTACCCAAAAACGATTTTCGAGCAAATAAAAGACTCGCCCCTGAACGCGAAAAAAGAGTACGTGTATTCTGATTTGTCGTTCATCCTATACCCTCAAATTGTGAAGCGCTTAACGGGAATTGACTTTGAGGATTACCTCAAAACAACGTTCTACAAACCACTCGGGGCCACTACGCTTACGTTTTTACCCCGTCGATATTATTCACTCAGCCGGATTGTACCCACAGAATATGACTCGCTGTTCCGCAAAACACTCATCTGGGGGCGTGTCCATGACGAAGGCGCAGCTATGTTGAACGGGCTTTCGGGACACGCGGGCTTGTTTGGTAATGCCAATGATTTGATGAAGGTGTATGAGATGTATCGCCAGAAGGGCAGCTACGGCGGTCAACAGTTTATTTCGGCCAAAACCATTGCCGAATTCACGCGCTACCAGTTTCCGGAGTTGGGCAACCGGCGCGGACTGGGTTTCGACAAACCCTCGTTTACCTATACCGGCAATGCCCCAAAATCGGCGACCAAAGCCAGCTACGGGCACTCAGGCTACACGGGCACCTTCGTTTGGGTTGAGCCCGATCCGGCCTATAAACTGACATACATATTTTTGTGCAATCGTGTGTATCCTACGAGAAATAACCCTAAACTTGGTAATCTAAATACCCGCACCAATATCGTCGAAGCATTGTATCAGGCAACGAAACGTGGACTGCAATGA
- a CDS encoding SDR family NAD(P)-dependent oxidoreductase, with amino-acid sequence MENTTEKTVLITGATSGIGRELTNLFAKEGYNLVLVARSGDSLRLIADEYEQQFGIKATTIAQDLADPKAADLIYEQTQQQGITVNILVNDAGMGEYGKFATETDLQKELDIVQINAVSLMHLTKLYLKDMVSRNEGKILMLGSEVSVVPNPMMAVYGATKAFIKSFSEAIRNELNDTNITVTVLMPGATNTDFFNKAGAAHVKGADPSKTADPADVAKEGYEALMKGKDHVVAGWMNKARVAMAHVLPDPIIAANARKDMMPKDESEDQTQQFTNIVVTVSVIAGIAAGLYLAFRQSNPVDRAVYRYKADKALSSAKKTSKSLGNSIKESAKKAQETLEDALA; translated from the coding sequence ATGGAAAATACAACCGAAAAAACAGTTCTTATCACAGGCGCTACCAGCGGTATCGGCCGCGAATTGACAAATCTTTTTGCCAAAGAGGGGTACAATCTGGTATTGGTAGCCCGTTCGGGCGACAGCCTCCGGCTTATTGCGGATGAATATGAACAGCAGTTTGGCATTAAGGCAACGACGATAGCGCAGGACCTTGCCGACCCAAAAGCGGCAGACCTCATTTACGAACAGACTCAGCAACAGGGCATCACGGTGAATATACTGGTCAATGATGCCGGTATGGGCGAGTACGGCAAGTTTGCTACCGAAACCGATTTACAAAAAGAACTGGACATCGTTCAGATCAACGCCGTGTCGCTTATGCACCTGACCAAGCTTTATTTGAAAGATATGGTGAGCCGCAACGAAGGCAAGATTCTGATGCTTGGCTCAGAGGTATCAGTCGTACCAAACCCAATGATGGCGGTTTATGGCGCTACGAAAGCATTCATCAAATCGTTTTCGGAGGCAATCCGCAATGAGTTGAACGACACCAACATAACCGTAACGGTGTTGATGCCGGGTGCCACCAACACCGACTTTTTCAACAAGGCCGGTGCCGCTCACGTGAAAGGAGCCGATCCGTCAAAAACCGCTGATCCTGCCGATGTGGCGAAAGAAGGGTACGAAGCCCTGATGAAAGGAAAAGATCATGTGGTAGCGGGCTGGATGAATAAAGCCAGAGTCGCTATGGCACACGTCCTGCCCGATCCCATCATTGCGGCCAACGCCCGGAAAGACATGATGCCCAAAGATGAATCGGAGGATCAGACGCAGCAATTCACCAACATTGTTGTCACGGTAAGCGTGATTGCGGGAATCGCTGCCGGACTTTATCTGGCCTTCCGCCAGAGTAACCCGGTCGACCGCGCGGTTTATCGGTACAAGGCGGATAAGGCGCTTAGTTCGGCTAAAAAAACGTCGAAATCTCTTGGCAATTCCATTAAAGAGTCGGCAAAAAAAGCACAGGAAACGCTGGAAGACGCACTGGCGTAG